Below is a genomic region from Eremothecium sinecaudum strain ATCC 58844 chromosome V, complete sequence.
GCAAGTAAATAGATCAGCTGGTAATTCAGGATTCATAGGGAGAAGTTCATTTGCAGAGCATGCAGCTAAATGAACACATTCCAGATAAGACTGGGTAGAAGAAGGCGCTTCCATATCATGATTACCTTCGTGGTCATCTTTTATCCTTTTTTGCACGAACTTCTGGAAATTCATAATAATATTTCCCGCACTATTACAATCCCAAACATAAATACAAGGTCCTCCCAACCATGTCTGTAAATCATATAGTGAAACTGGGATATACTGTGTGTAGCCACGATTGAATACCCAGATTTCTCCGGACGGAGTTGGTTGGGGAACTCCATGGCCATtataatgaaataaaatCCGCTCACCCTTTGAGGCACGCCGAAGTGAATTGCAAAATCGTTTCACATCTTCAACGCAAGGATCGAGACTTTGCTTATATCTGGTTCTAAGTGATAACGTCTCGTATTGAGCTTGCAAATTTTTCCCTATTTGCTCAATCGCCTTCTTTGAGTCCTGGAAATTTAGTGGATCAACCCAAGATTCAAGCCTTGCACATGGATGGGTCTTTATAACATCTGGAGGGTCCACTCCAATATTCAAACACAATAATAATGCTGCAGAAACCGTTTTCTGCCTTTCCTTAATAATCTTCCAATCTGTAATCGGTTGGTAATAGTTGTTCTCATCTTTTCGTTTGACCTCTTCAGGTACCGGATTCCCACCACTCCTATGACGCTTATCATCATAGTAGAATATAAATCCATTAGGTAATGATTCTAGGAACTGTTCACCAGTGTATTGGTCTTCGAAGCCGTGTCTTGTTTCTGTATTTAGTCGACTTAGTGGTAAGGGGCCATAAAAAACTGGCATAGTTTGCTTCAACTCACCGAATCCAAATGGTAGGCGGTGATATATTGAAGATTACGACTCAACTACTGTAATTGCTAGGTGTGTTAATTACAAAGCAATCCAAAGGGCAAGGTAACATACCCAAAGTGCTTGCGCTAAAcacccatacaccacaACATATGCGGGGTAGCTTTAAACCCTAAGAGTTTATTATGAAGGAAGTAGATAGCCTTGAACCTGGTTAAGGTTATTCAGTAGAATACTGGAATTATTTCGACTCGAAGCAGTGGAGTTATCCTGGATATCTTAATTATTCTTATTGTCATTCTATTCGTGAAAAGTGACATGGATAATTGTCTGAGTAGGCTCTCTGAAGAGTGCGATGAGATAAAATACATTTGTACTATGACCGCTGAATGCGTTGATTGGTGTTATTACTGCGTTTAAAGACTATTATAATGACTTCTAATATTCATAACCCAGCGGTACTACTGAAAAGGGTATTTTCTCTAAAGGAACAGTCGAGCTTTATACTATGTACAGATACAATGGCGCAGAGCAGTGAACATCTAATATCTGAGTTCATTTTCAACATGCAAGGCTCAGATATTCCAATTCTGTATGTGTCTTTTGAGCATTTGAACAAGCCTGAGTACGCTAATTATTTTGTTGAAGCGGCTAATTTATCGGTCGAGCAAATTGTTGCAGCAGTCGAGGAGTTGCTTCCAAAGCAGAAGGACGGTGTATCGAAAAAGTCTTTAGTGATCATTGATGCTATCAATTATATTCCCACGAAGTCATTAAGTAAGTTTGTGGGTTCTTTGGCTTCGCCAAATGTTACCGTCATCACTACTTATCATAAATCGTTGCCTGCTAAAAAAGACCCATCGCTGCAGCATTATCCGAGCTCACTTCAATTGCTACAGTTTATCTCTACAAAAATACTAGAGGTAAACCCTCTTACAGATAGTATAGATCAGGAGGAACTGGATTATGATCTTAATAGGTTTGTAATTCCTCGAAACATGAATGCGCCAGTTTACTCGTTGACATTTACAAATCGCAGACGTTCAGGAAGGTCATTGACCTACCAACTGAAGATTGATTCCAAAACGCATAATTATAGTCTAATAATGGGTACGGAAGATGACTCGCGACAGGAAGATGATACAGATGCCTTGAATTCCTTGACAACATTTAATTTAAGCACTACGAAGAAGCAGAAGTTGGCGAAAGAACAGCTTGACCTGCCATACTTGCAGGCGCAGTCATTTAATACTGGTGGTGCAATAGTGTATGAATTCGAAAAGGATGACGATtatgatgaggaagatCCTTATGAGGATCCCTTTTAGCAGTATACTGCCGTTTATACAACCTATGTAGAATGCTTGCGTGGGTTTC
It encodes:
- the IKI1 gene encoding Elongator subunit IKI1 (Syntenic homolog of Ashbya gossypii ADR332W; Syntenic homolog of Saccharomyces cerevisiae YHR187W (IKI1)), whose product is MTSNIHNPAVLLKRVFSLKEQSSFILCTDTMAQSSEHLISEFIFNMQGSDIPILYVSFEHLNKPEYANYFVEAANLSVEQIVAAVEELLPKQKDGVSKKSLVIIDAINYIPTKSLSKFVGSLASPNVTVITTYHKSLPAKKDPSLQHYPSSLQLLQFISTKILEVNPLTDSIDQEELDYDLNRFVIPRNMNAPVYSLTFTNRRRSGRSLTYQLKIDSKTHNYSLIMGTEDDSRQEDDTDALNSLTTFNLSTTKKQKLAKEQLDLPYLQAQSFNTGGAIVYEFEKDDDYDEEDPYEDPF